One genomic window of Xanthobacter dioxanivorans includes the following:
- a CDS encoding Bug family tripartite tricarboxylate transporter substrate binding protein: MAALMLGPAAGADDTYPTKPIRLIVPLSPGGVTDMVARLLAQGMTRDWGQQVVVENVAGAGGTLGAEAGARAAADGYTLLMGTVSSNAINASLYKNLRYDNIRDFAPISLVAIGPNMLVVNPSLPVHTVAELIALLRANPDKYSYGSTGVGTSVHLLAERFKTLTGTSMTHVPYKGSGPMTLDLTAGHVQLSFDNMPTALAQVKAGKLRALAVTSPERWPTLPDVPTVAETIPGFVGISWQGLFAPKGVPEPILEKISAEVRKILAEPAIKERFLELGTQAVGNTRAEFAAFVATETARWAEMVKLSGAQVN, from the coding sequence ATGGCTGCTCTGATGCTCGGACCCGCCGCGGGCGCTGACGATACCTATCCCACCAAACCCATCCGCCTCATCGTGCCCCTGTCTCCCGGCGGCGTCACCGACATGGTCGCGCGTCTCCTCGCGCAGGGCATGACGCGGGACTGGGGCCAGCAGGTCGTGGTGGAGAACGTCGCCGGCGCGGGTGGCACGCTCGGGGCGGAGGCGGGCGCACGCGCGGCGGCGGACGGCTACACCCTGCTGATGGGCACGGTGAGCTCGAACGCGATCAATGCCTCTCTCTACAAGAACCTGCGCTACGACAACATTCGTGATTTCGCGCCGATCTCCCTGGTGGCGATCGGGCCAAACATGCTGGTGGTGAACCCGAGCCTCCCGGTGCACACCGTCGCCGAGCTGATCGCCCTGCTGCGCGCCAATCCGGACAAGTACAGCTATGGTTCCACCGGCGTGGGAACCTCGGTCCACCTGCTGGCGGAGCGCTTCAAGACGCTCACCGGCACATCCATGACGCACGTGCCCTACAAGGGCAGCGGCCCGATGACGCTGGATCTCACCGCCGGCCACGTGCAGCTGAGCTTCGACAACATGCCGACCGCGCTGGCGCAGGTGAAGGCGGGCAAGCTCCGCGCCCTCGCGGTGACGAGCCCCGAGCGCTGGCCGACCCTCCCCGACGTGCCCACCGTCGCCGAGACCATTCCCGGCTTCGTCGGCATATCCTGGCAGGGCCTGTTTGCGCCGAAGGGCGTGCCCGAGCCCATCCTGGAGAAGATTTCCGCCGAGGTGCGCAAGATCCTGGCGGAGCCCGCGATCAAGGAGCGGTTCCTGGAGCTCGGCACGCAGGCGGTCGGCAACACGCGCGCGGAGTTCGCGGCCTTCGTCGCCACCGAGACGGCCCGTTGGGCCGAGATGGTCAAGCTGTCCGGCGCGCAGGTGAACTGA
- a CDS encoding carbohydrate ABC transporter permease, with protein sequence MSSRATIYSFLGIGLAATLLLIVAPVVYAISLSFYHMDSFVGTPRWAGLDNYARVLSEWAFWRALGNGFIYSFGTIVLQVVLGIGFALVLNQVFPFRNIVRGLSILPYLLPTVVVVLTFKWMVDGSIGVLTHVIAALGLPPVQWFESPGAAMASVILVSVWMWTPFVTTTFLAALQTVPASLYEAAKVDGTNAVQRFFHITLPMLKPILTVIVLLRAVWMFNKFDVIWLLTQGGPVGATEHLAILSYRTAFSLFDIGGGAAIATISFGILSVAVFIYFRLFPIDTE encoded by the coding sequence TTGAGCTCGCGCGCAACCATCTATTCCTTCCTTGGGATCGGCCTTGCGGCCACCCTGCTGCTCATCGTGGCGCCGGTGGTCTATGCCATCTCCCTGAGCTTCTACCACATGGATTCCTTCGTCGGCACGCCGCGCTGGGCGGGCCTCGACAACTATGCCCGGGTCCTGTCCGAGTGGGCTTTCTGGCGGGCGCTGGGGAACGGCTTCATCTATTCGTTCGGCACCATCGTGCTGCAGGTGGTGCTGGGCATCGGCTTCGCGCTGGTGCTGAACCAGGTCTTCCCCTTCCGCAACATCGTGCGGGGCCTGTCGATCCTGCCCTATCTCCTGCCCACCGTGGTGGTGGTGCTGACCTTCAAGTGGATGGTGGACGGATCCATCGGCGTCCTCACCCATGTGATCGCCGCCCTCGGCCTGCCGCCGGTGCAGTGGTTCGAGAGTCCCGGCGCGGCCATGGCTTCGGTGATCCTGGTGAGCGTGTGGATGTGGACGCCGTTCGTCACCACCACCTTCCTCGCAGCCCTGCAGACGGTGCCAGCCTCCCTCTACGAGGCGGCCAAGGTGGATGGCACCAATGCCGTCCAGCGCTTCTTCCACATCACGCTGCCCATGCTGAAGCCCATCCTCACGGTGATCGTGCTGTTGCGCGCCGTGTGGATGTTCAACAAGTTCGACGTGATCTGGCTGCTGACCCAGGGCGGCCCGGTGGGGGCGACGGAGCATCTGGCCATCCTCTCCTACCGCACCGCCTTCTCGCTGTTCGACATCGGCGGCGGGGCGGCCATCGCCACCATTTCCTTCGGGATCCTCTCGGTGGCGGTGTTCATCTATTTCCGCCTGTTCCCCATCGATACGGAGTGA
- a CDS encoding LacI family DNA-binding transcriptional regulator, whose protein sequence is MARQDQQRLASPATLADVARVAGVDMSTASRVLRGDSAQRVREETRDRIIKVAEELAYRPNSLARGLRTARTYTLGMVVPQLDNPVFAAAIRGAELAATALGYSLLISHREPGATATTIAKLSQTNRVDGLLVASLDDDAVLRTDLAAAQVPFVLMNRVLPGAPLSVVLDSRAAARKAVDHLVGLGHRRIAHLAGRDQGFNAAQRLEGYRDGLAAAGIGFDEALVAIAGYTAEGGAEAMRQLMPQKPTAVLAATLVSAAGAMSELHAAGWRIPQDISVAGLHDAPVARLLYPSLTTVMMPTEEMGRLAATLLVRRLAGEHPVPVPPLPPGALIARASTGPVPR, encoded by the coding sequence ATGGCTCGACAGGATCAGCAGCGCCTCGCCTCGCCAGCGACCCTCGCCGACGTGGCGCGCGTTGCGGGCGTGGACATGTCCACCGCCTCCCGCGTGCTGCGCGGCGACAGCGCCCAGCGCGTGCGGGAGGAGACGCGCGACCGCATCATCAAGGTCGCCGAGGAATTGGCCTACCGTCCCAATTCCCTCGCCCGCGGCCTGCGCACGGCGCGCACTTACACCCTGGGCATGGTCGTGCCGCAGCTGGACAATCCGGTGTTCGCGGCGGCCATCCGGGGGGCGGAGCTGGCGGCGACGGCGCTCGGCTATTCGCTGCTCATCTCCCATCGCGAGCCGGGCGCCACCGCCACCACCATCGCCAAGCTGTCCCAGACCAACCGCGTGGACGGATTGCTCGTCGCCAGCCTCGACGACGACGCTGTGCTCCGCACGGATCTGGCCGCGGCACAGGTGCCGTTCGTGTTGATGAACCGCGTGCTGCCCGGCGCGCCGCTCTCCGTGGTGCTGGATAGCCGGGCCGCCGCCCGCAAGGCGGTGGACCACCTGGTCGGCCTCGGCCACCGGCGCATCGCCCACCTTGCCGGTCGCGACCAGGGCTTCAACGCCGCCCAGCGCCTGGAAGGCTATCGCGACGGGCTCGCGGCGGCCGGCATCGGCTTCGACGAGGCCCTCGTCGCCATCGCCGGCTACACCGCCGAGGGCGGCGCCGAGGCCATGCGCCAGCTCATGCCGCAGAAACCCACGGCGGTGCTCGCCGCGACCCTCGTCTCCGCGGCTGGCGCCATGTCGGAACTGCACGCCGCCGGCTGGCGCATCCCGCAGGACATCTCGGTCGCCGGGTTGCATGATGCGCCCGTGGCCCGGCTGCTTTATCCGAGCCTGACCACGGTGATGATGCCCACCGAGGAGATGGGCCGCCTGGCTGCCACCCTGCTGGTGCGCCGCCTCGCCGGCGAGCACCCCGTCCCGGTCCCGCCGCTGCCTCCGGGCGCGCTCATCGCCCGCGCATCTACCGGCCCCGTTCCGCGCTGA
- a CDS encoding carbohydrate ABC transporter permease, with protein sequence MTRPLPARLGLYAAALVIAVYSAFPIYWMVVSSLRAPEAMLTSTSPLPGPFTTEYYWNLLELTDYPAQFLNSVIVAGVTVAVTMVLSVMIAYAVTRQRMPGKRLVIGAMLYAYMFPPLLIAIPMFSVFAKIGLGDTLASVIVSHLTLTLPLGVWFLWGFFKSMPFELEEAAMVDGCTRLGAFLRVVLPLSLPGLITVAIFSFLLSWTDYTFALIMIGSDANKTVPVGLASMIGSFDLRWGEIMAGSTLIALPLFGAFALLSQYFIQGLGAGAVKG encoded by the coding sequence ATGACCCGCCCGCTCCCCGCGCGGCTCGGCCTCTATGCCGCCGCCCTCGTCATCGCGGTCTATTCGGCCTTTCCCATCTACTGGATGGTGGTGTCCTCCTTGCGCGCGCCCGAGGCGATGCTGACCAGCACATCCCCGCTGCCGGGGCCCTTCACCACGGAATATTACTGGAACCTCCTGGAACTGACGGATTATCCCGCCCAGTTCCTGAACTCCGTCATCGTCGCCGGTGTCACGGTGGCGGTGACCATGGTGCTGTCGGTGATGATCGCCTATGCGGTCACGCGCCAGCGCATGCCGGGCAAGCGCCTCGTCATCGGCGCCATGCTGTACGCCTACATGTTCCCGCCGCTGCTCATCGCCATTCCCATGTTCTCGGTGTTCGCCAAGATCGGGCTGGGCGATACGCTGGCGAGCGTCATCGTCTCCCACCTGACGCTGACCCTGCCGCTCGGCGTGTGGTTCCTGTGGGGCTTCTTCAAGAGCATGCCGTTCGAGCTGGAGGAGGCGGCCATGGTCGACGGCTGCACGCGGCTCGGCGCCTTCCTGCGCGTGGTGCTGCCGTTGTCGCTGCCGGGGCTCATCACGGTGGCGATCTTCTCGTTCCTGCTGTCATGGACGGACTACACCTTCGCGCTGATCATGATCGGCTCGGACGCCAACAAGACGGTGCCCGTGGGCCTTGCCTCCATGATCGGCTCGTTCGATCTGCGCTGGGGCGAGATCATGGCCGGCTCGACGCTGATCGCCCTGCCGCTCTTCGGTGCCTTCGCGCTGCTCAGCCAATACTTCATCCAGGGCCTCGGGGCCGGCGCGGTGAAGGGATAG
- a CDS encoding ABC transporter substrate-binding protein: MDETKDKSGLSRRSVLKVAGGLAGGAMASGLGAPAVRAQGTKTIRFLNTETSIDSIRALKVAAAEYERQFGTKVVIDSVPLDGVFTKVTTSLRGGTPYDIATFAFVGHVLILASEGHLMPLNELTDRYKWGPNILFPIDGKVFWYPYDYNLAWIYYRKDLYEKNGLSVPKTWDAFLANAQKLNGDGRSGALFPIGSNGATNWLSPGFMWAEGVKIFDDKWNIVFDSPEIGPKVAKYLDFFGELYKTMPSGTSQVSFGEVLSNFTGDKVAHTAYAGRLIETLERNAPKLADQYGIMPYMDSAGKAQAVNHGYDGWVVLKTPQADEAMKFMKWFTDNQYINFLHTAPLHFQPPRLDVYDDARWRAHPLIEKHNAAVEEMRRFLTDKNIVLTSIDTQGPKPDLRPGKIFEAFVFPEMLQNKCLKGMASAEAVKIAAERMKQVIA, from the coding sequence ATGGACGAGACGAAAGACAAAAGCGGCCTCAGCCGACGCTCGGTTCTCAAGGTGGCCGGCGGCCTTGCCGGCGGGGCCATGGCGAGCGGCCTCGGGGCTCCGGCGGTGCGCGCCCAGGGCACCAAGACCATCCGTTTCCTGAATACCGAAACTTCCATCGACAGCATTCGTGCGCTGAAGGTGGCGGCGGCGGAATATGAGAGGCAGTTCGGCACCAAGGTGGTGATCGATTCCGTGCCGCTCGACGGTGTCTTCACCAAGGTGACCACCTCGCTGCGCGGCGGCACCCCCTACGACATCGCCACCTTCGCCTTCGTCGGCCATGTGCTGATCCTCGCCAGCGAGGGGCACCTGATGCCGCTCAACGAGCTGACGGACCGCTACAAGTGGGGTCCGAACATCCTCTTCCCCATCGACGGAAAGGTGTTCTGGTATCCCTACGACTACAACCTCGCCTGGATCTATTATCGCAAGGACCTGTACGAGAAGAACGGCCTCTCGGTGCCGAAGACCTGGGATGCCTTCCTTGCCAACGCCCAGAAGCTGAATGGCGACGGGCGGTCCGGCGCGCTTTTTCCCATCGGCTCGAACGGCGCCACCAACTGGCTGTCGCCCGGCTTCATGTGGGCCGAGGGCGTGAAGATCTTCGACGACAAGTGGAACATCGTCTTCGACAGCCCGGAGATCGGGCCGAAGGTGGCGAAATATCTCGATTTCTTCGGCGAGCTCTACAAGACCATGCCGTCCGGCACCAGCCAGGTGAGCTTCGGCGAGGTGCTCTCCAACTTCACCGGCGACAAGGTGGCCCACACCGCCTATGCCGGCCGCCTCATCGAGACGCTGGAGCGCAACGCGCCGAAGCTCGCGGACCAGTACGGCATCATGCCCTACATGGATTCCGCGGGTAAGGCGCAGGCGGTGAACCACGGATACGACGGCTGGGTGGTGCTCAAGACGCCCCAGGCGGACGAGGCCATGAAGTTCATGAAGTGGTTCACCGACAATCAGTACATCAATTTCCTGCACACCGCGCCGCTGCACTTCCAGCCGCCGCGACTCGACGTCTATGACGACGCGCGCTGGCGGGCGCACCCGCTCATCGAGAAGCACAATGCGGCGGTGGAGGAGATGCGGCGCTTCCTCACCGACAAGAACATCGTGCTGACCTCCATCGACACCCAGGGCCCGAAGCCGGACCTTCGGCCGGGCAAGATCTTCGAGGCTTTCGTCTTCCCGGAGATGCTGCAGAACAAGTGCCTCAAGGGCATGGCCTCCGCCGAGGCGGTGAAGATCGCGGCGGAGCGCATGAAGCAGGTCATCGCCTGA
- a CDS encoding glycerol dehydrogenase produces the protein MDRLAAAARSAGAQVIVGVGGGKAIDTAKGVRMALGARIVIVPTIASNDSPTSRLAVLYTEAHVLAEVRLMGTNPDVVLVDTAVIAQAPARFFAAGIGDALSKKFEVEQCTAAGGTNFFKGRPTELALAIADRCYAIIRSDGIAAMEAVRRKTPDTAMEAVVEATILLSGLAFESGGLSIAHSLTRGFSVVPQLARALHGEQVALGLLAQLVAEGRDAAFLDDLRGFYAAIGLPTTLSALAVVDAAAVDEIVDVSWRTAPYIRNFTPELSRERLRDAVAAIRS, from the coding sequence ATCGACCGCCTTGCGGCCGCCGCCCGGTCGGCGGGGGCGCAGGTGATCGTCGGCGTGGGCGGCGGCAAGGCCATCGACACGGCGAAGGGCGTGCGCATGGCCCTGGGCGCCCGCATCGTGATCGTGCCCACCATCGCCTCGAACGACAGCCCCACCTCACGCCTTGCCGTGCTCTACACGGAGGCGCACGTGCTGGCCGAGGTCCGGTTGATGGGCACCAATCCCGACGTGGTGCTGGTGGACACCGCCGTGATCGCCCAGGCCCCGGCGCGCTTCTTCGCCGCCGGCATCGGCGATGCCCTGTCGAAGAAGTTCGAGGTGGAGCAGTGCACCGCCGCCGGCGGCACCAATTTTTTCAAGGGCCGCCCCACCGAACTTGCCCTCGCCATCGCCGATCGCTGCTACGCCATCATCCGCTCGGACGGCATCGCCGCCATGGAGGCGGTGCGCCGCAAGACGCCGGACACGGCCATGGAGGCGGTGGTGGAGGCGACCATCCTGCTCTCGGGCCTCGCCTTCGAGAGCGGTGGCCTCTCCATCGCCCACTCCCTCACCCGCGGCTTCTCGGTGGTGCCGCAGCTCGCGCGCGCCCTGCACGGCGAGCAGGTGGCGCTGGGGCTGCTCGCGCAACTGGTGGCCGAAGGCCGCGATGCGGCCTTTCTCGACGACTTGCGCGGCTTCTATGCGGCCATCGGCCTGCCGACGACCCTGTCCGCCCTCGCGGTGGTCGATGCCGCCGCGGTGGACGAGATCGTCGACGTCTCCTGGCGGACCGCGCCCTACATCCGCAACTTCACCCCGGAGCTGTCGCGAGAGCGGCTGCGCGACGCCGTGGCCGCCATCCGCTCCTGA
- a CDS encoding SDR family NAD(P)-dependent oxidoreductase, whose amino-acid sequence MDLGLQGKIALITGGAGGIGRAEAEALAAEGAAIAVNDLDADAAHGFAAELSARGVTAAAVPGDVSDPDGAQSVVARAAQTLGGLDLLVNNAGAGGRHLGRTVEEMAVEDWDIIDRTHLRSTFLCSKYAVPLMRSRGFGRIVNTSSMNVTGGGRPGVANYSAAKAGVLGFTRTFAKEVGSAGITVNAIAPGYVETGLIAGFSAEKRAVITGQNPLGRFCQPQEVGALIAFLCSVQAAFINGALICMDGGKRDFHWGEA is encoded by the coding sequence ATGGATCTCGGTCTTCAGGGCAAGATTGCCCTCATCACCGGCGGCGCGGGGGGCATCGGCCGGGCGGAGGCGGAAGCCCTCGCCGCCGAGGGCGCCGCCATCGCCGTCAACGACCTTGATGCGGACGCCGCCCATGGCTTCGCCGCGGAGCTTTCGGCGCGGGGCGTGACCGCCGCCGCCGTGCCGGGCGACGTGTCCGATCCGGACGGCGCCCAAAGCGTGGTCGCGCGCGCCGCGCAGACGCTGGGCGGGCTCGACCTCCTGGTGAACAATGCCGGCGCCGGCGGGCGCCATCTCGGCCGCACGGTGGAGGAGATGGCGGTCGAGGACTGGGACATCATCGACCGCACCCATCTGCGCAGCACCTTCCTGTGCTCGAAATACGCCGTGCCCCTCATGCGGTCGCGCGGCTTCGGGCGCATCGTCAACACCTCGTCCATGAACGTGACGGGCGGCGGGCGGCCGGGGGTGGCCAACTATTCCGCGGCCAAGGCGGGCGTGCTCGGCTTCACCCGCACCTTCGCCAAGGAGGTGGGCAGCGCCGGCATCACCGTGAACGCCATCGCCCCCGGCTACGTGGAGACCGGCCTCATCGCCGGCTTCTCGGCGGAGAAGCGGGCGGTGATCACCGGCCAGAATCCGCTTGGCCGTTTCTGCCAGCCGCAGGAAGTGGGGGCGCTCATCGCCTTCCTGTGCTCGGTGCAGGCGGCTTTCATCAATGGCGCGCTCATCTGCATGGACGGCGGAAAGCGCGATTTCCACTGGGGGGAAGCATGA
- a CDS encoding FAD-binding oxidoreductase yields MTGLTIAAARTSDQVDADLASALAAIVGADNVLTEFEARRAYAHDRLPFANFRERAGKLAGVVPRLVVRPGSAAEVQAVVKLARAGRVELIPFGNGSGVLGGTIPLHREVMVDLRRLDRIVALNPHDAMVTVEAGMNGAVFEQALNAEGFTTGHFPQSIEISTVGGWAACRGGGQASSRYGKIEDMVIGLKAVLPDGTPLEIRPVARRSVGPSVRDLLVGGEGAFGIITELTLRLWRLPEAERGVVVALPSLEAAWEAARRIMQAELRPTVVRIYDARESADRTEGLDQFKTKPILAILVFSGSEPMLGAEQRAALDIIASVGGEVAPDGPFHHWKENRYVAYSQKWQAAGYYNDTVEVTGNWSAIPGMYAAMSAAVHAIYPQIHFGAHWSHVYPEGACQYMTIRLPPMDEAEALPLHAKLWEALQSLALEQGGSIAHHHGVGLFRNPWIKAELGAGHAVLQAIKDALDPDNLMNPGKLGLRPATGAVDVRHG; encoded by the coding sequence ATGACCGGCCTGACCATCGCCGCCGCCAGAACGTCCGATCAGGTGGATGCCGACCTTGCGTCGGCGCTCGCCGCCATCGTTGGCGCGGACAACGTCCTCACGGAGTTCGAGGCGCGCCGCGCCTACGCCCACGACCGCCTTCCCTTCGCCAATTTCCGCGAGCGCGCCGGCAAGCTCGCCGGCGTCGTGCCGCGCCTCGTGGTACGGCCGGGATCCGCCGCCGAGGTGCAGGCGGTGGTGAAGCTCGCCCGCGCCGGGCGGGTGGAGCTGATCCCCTTCGGCAACGGCTCGGGCGTCCTGGGCGGCACCATTCCGCTCCACCGCGAGGTGATGGTGGACCTGCGCCGGCTCGATCGCATCGTCGCGCTCAATCCGCACGATGCCATGGTCACGGTCGAGGCCGGCATGAACGGCGCCGTGTTCGAGCAGGCCCTGAACGCCGAGGGCTTCACCACCGGCCACTTTCCCCAGTCCATCGAGATCTCCACCGTGGGCGGCTGGGCCGCCTGTCGCGGCGGCGGCCAGGCCTCCAGCCGCTACGGCAAGATCGAGGACATGGTGATCGGCCTGAAAGCCGTGCTGCCGGACGGCACGCCGCTGGAGATCCGCCCCGTGGCACGCCGCTCGGTGGGCCCGTCCGTCCGCGACCTGCTGGTGGGCGGGGAGGGGGCCTTCGGCATCATCACCGAGCTGACCCTGCGCCTGTGGCGGCTGCCCGAGGCGGAGCGCGGCGTGGTCGTCGCCCTGCCGTCGCTGGAAGCGGCCTGGGAGGCGGCGCGGCGCATCATGCAGGCGGAGCTGCGCCCCACCGTGGTGCGCATCTACGACGCCAGGGAGAGCGCCGATCGCACCGAGGGGCTCGACCAGTTCAAGACCAAGCCCATTCTCGCCATCCTCGTCTTCTCCGGTTCCGAGCCGATGCTGGGCGCGGAGCAGCGGGCCGCGCTCGACATCATCGCCAGCGTCGGCGGAGAGGTGGCACCGGACGGGCCTTTCCATCACTGGAAGGAGAACCGCTACGTCGCCTATTCGCAGAAGTGGCAGGCGGCGGGCTATTACAATGATACGGTCGAGGTCACCGGCAACTGGTCGGCCATTCCCGGCATGTACGCCGCCATGTCGGCCGCCGTGCACGCGATCTATCCGCAGATCCATTTCGGCGCCCACTGGTCGCATGTCTATCCGGAGGGGGCCTGCCAGTACATGACCATCCGTCTGCCGCCCATGGACGAGGCCGAGGCGCTGCCGCTCCACGCGAAGCTGTGGGAGGCGCTTCAGTCCCTCGCGCTGGAGCAGGGTGGCTCCATCGCCCATCATCATGGCGTGGGACTGTTCCGAAACCCGTGGATCAAGGCGGAGCTGGGGGCGGGGCACGCGGTGCTGCAGGCCATCAAGGACGCGCTCGACCCTGATAACCTCATGAATCCCGGCAAGCTTGGCCTGCGCCCGGCTACTGGCGCCGTGGACGTGCGTCATGGCTGA
- the xylB gene encoding xylulokinase, which translates to MTADLLVGIDLGAGALKTSVIRVDGTLAGEASAAVGTSSPHPGWSEQDPAQWWRAMCETLPRALAAAGGEPTRVAAISFSAGAHTQVLEDKDGNIIRPAILWNDQRSGAETRALREAADARILELGANRANPTWTLPQMLWLKRHEPEAFARVKRLYVAKDWLRSRLTGTWETDFIDAVGTLMADIATGGWSRELCDMIGWPLETLPPIVPTTCVVGRVTAEAARATGLAEGTPVVCGTSDTAAETYGAGMVAEGLGVVKLATAATVSVLTRAPRPDFTVINYPHVMPGHWYVIAATNSCASAHKWLRDTFFRREGEDGSAVFSEMDRRAAAVAPGAEGLFFHPYLNGERSPHWDPLLRADYVGMGFNHGPGHFVRALYEGIAYSLRDCMLALNGKGLSFSTARLTGGGAKSALWRQIVADVLNVEVELPAVAEASFGAALIAGVGVGIYADARDAARVIDIVWRAAPDPERAARYAQGHRIYCDIQAALAPINHRIHDFVRGG; encoded by the coding sequence GTGACGGCCGACCTCCTCGTCGGCATCGACCTCGGCGCCGGCGCGCTGAAGACCAGCGTGATCCGCGTGGATGGCACGCTGGCCGGCGAGGCGTCGGCGGCTGTCGGCACCTCGTCCCCGCATCCGGGCTGGTCCGAGCAGGACCCTGCCCAGTGGTGGCGGGCCATGTGCGAGACGCTGCCCCGCGCCCTCGCGGCGGCAGGCGGGGAGCCGACACGGGTCGCCGCGATTTCCTTCTCCGCCGGTGCGCACACGCAGGTGCTGGAGGACAAGGACGGCAACATCATCCGTCCCGCCATCCTGTGGAACGACCAGCGCTCCGGGGCGGAGACACGCGCGTTGCGGGAGGCGGCGGACGCCCGCATCCTCGAGCTCGGCGCCAACCGGGCGAACCCCACCTGGACCCTGCCGCAGATGCTGTGGCTGAAGCGGCACGAGCCCGAGGCCTTCGCCCGCGTCAAGCGGCTCTATGTGGCGAAGGACTGGCTGCGCTCCCGCCTCACCGGGACCTGGGAGACGGATTTCATCGACGCGGTGGGCACGCTGATGGCCGATATCGCCACCGGCGGCTGGTCGCGCGAATTGTGCGACATGATCGGTTGGCCGCTGGAGACGTTGCCGCCCATCGTGCCCACCACCTGCGTGGTCGGCCGCGTGACCGCGGAGGCGGCGCGCGCGACCGGGCTCGCCGAGGGCACGCCGGTGGTCTGCGGCACATCCGACACGGCGGCGGAGACCTATGGCGCCGGCATGGTCGCGGAAGGCCTCGGCGTGGTGAAGCTCGCCACCGCCGCCACCGTGAGCGTGCTGACGCGTGCGCCTCGCCCGGACTTCACCGTCATCAACTATCCCCACGTGATGCCGGGCCACTGGTACGTCATCGCCGCCACCAATTCCTGCGCCTCCGCGCACAAGTGGCTGCGCGACACCTTCTTCCGCCGGGAGGGAGAGGACGGTTCGGCAGTCTTCTCCGAGATGGACCGCCGCGCCGCCGCCGTGGCACCGGGCGCGGAAGGCCTCTTCTTCCACCCCTATCTCAACGGCGAGCGCAGCCCGCACTGGGATCCGCTGCTGCGCGCCGATTATGTGGGCATGGGCTTCAACCACGGCCCCGGCCACTTCGTGCGCGCGCTCTACGAGGGCATTGCCTACTCGCTGCGCGACTGCATGCTGGCGCTCAACGGGAAGGGCCTGTCCTTCTCCACCGCACGTCTCACCGGCGGCGGGGCGAAGAGCGCGCTGTGGCGGCAGATCGTGGCGGACGTGCTGAATGTGGAGGTGGAGCTGCCGGCGGTGGCGGAAGCCTCGTTCGGCGCCGCGCTCATCGCCGGGGTCGGCGTCGGAATCTATGCCGACGCGCGCGACGCGGCGCGGGTCATCGACATCGTCTGGCGTGCCGCACCCGATCCGGAGCGGGCGGCGCGCTATGCGCAGGGCCATCGCATCTATTGCGACATCCAGGCCGCGCTCGCGCCCATCAACCACCGCATCCACGATTTCGTCCGCGGCGGCTAG
- a CDS encoding ABC transporter ATP-binding protein: protein MAQVRLNKVRKAYGTVVAVHGVDLHIKDGEFVVFLGPSGCGKSTTLRMIAGLEEITSGTVEIGGRDVTQLEPKDRNIAMVFQNYALYPHKTIYENLAFGLRMRRMDRAEIDRRVKAASAMLGLDPYLERKPKQLSGGQMQRVALGRALVRNPEVFLLDEPLSNLDAKLRVRMREEIARLHQEVGTSMVYVTHDQVEAMTLADRILIMRDGHVQQLGAPLEVYDRPQNLFVAGFIGAPEMNLVEGRVEDGRFVADGFSIGLPQGPAVAEGTELVVGIRPEHMPAGEAPGAVPLEVSVIEQLGAQTLLIGRIGQVRMRVLVERTDGVRSGTVVPVSLKPERLHVFDKVTGQRIGTGESPAGQRPAA, encoded by the coding sequence ATGGCGCAGGTCAGGCTGAACAAGGTCCGCAAGGCCTACGGGACCGTCGTGGCGGTCCACGGCGTCGACCTCCATATCAAGGACGGCGAGTTCGTCGTGTTCCTGGGTCCGTCCGGCTGCGGCAAGTCCACCACCCTGCGCATGATCGCGGGGCTGGAGGAGATCACCTCCGGCACCGTCGAGATCGGCGGCCGGGACGTGACGCAGCTCGAGCCCAAGGACCGGAACATCGCCATGGTGTTCCAGAACTACGCGCTCTATCCGCACAAGACCATCTACGAGAACCTGGCCTTCGGCCTGCGCATGCGCCGGATGGACAGGGCCGAGATCGACCGGCGCGTCAAGGCGGCCTCCGCCATGCTGGGGCTCGATCCTTACCTGGAGCGCAAGCCCAAGCAGCTCTCCGGCGGCCAGATGCAGCGCGTGGCGCTGGGCCGGGCGCTGGTGCGCAATCCGGAGGTCTTCCTGCTGGACGAGCCGCTCTCCAACCTCGATGCCAAGCTGCGCGTGCGCATGCGGGAGGAGATCGCGCGGCTGCATCAGGAGGTCGGCACCTCCATGGTCTACGTCACCCATGACCAGGTGGAGGCGATGACCCTCGCCGACCGCATCCTCATCATGCGCGACGGCCACGTGCAGCAGCTGGGCGCGCCGCTGGAGGTCTATGACCGGCCGCAGAACCTGTTCGTCGCCGGCTTCATCGGCGCGCCGGAAATGAACCTCGTCGAGGGGCGGGTGGAGGACGGACGGTTCGTCGCCGATGGTTTTTCCATCGGTCTGCCCCAGGGCCCGGCCGTCGCGGAGGGAACGGAGCTGGTGGTGGGCATCCGCCCCGAGCACATGCCGGCGGGCGAGGCACCGGGCGCGGTGCCGCTGGAGGTGAGCGTCATCGAGCAGCTCGGCGCGCAGACCCTGCTCATCGGCCGCATCGGCCAGGTGCGCATGCGCGTGCTGGTGGAGCGCACGGACGGGGTGAGGAGCGGCACGGTGGTGCCGGTGAGCCTCAAGCCGGAGCGGCTGCACGTCTTCGACAAGGTCACCGGTCAGCGCATCGGGACAGGGGAAAGCCCGGCCGGGCAACGGCCGGCGGCGTGA